The following nucleotide sequence is from Photobacterium gaetbulicola Gung47.
TCACCACCACACAGACTGCCGGTGACTGTCGTCCCGACACCGTTAACGGTAAACACGCGATCGATGTATAAGTGGCCGTGGCGTGCATGGTCTTGCCGTTCGCCATCTACCGTTTTATCCAGCTTCTGACAGATGTGCTGACGCAGCCCCTCAATGCCTTCTCCTTGAAGGGCTGACACCGTGACCGAATCTGGGATAAAGCCGGCAATATCGAGAAACTGCTCCAGAGATTCTTCTTCCACCAGACCCAACATCTCCTCGTCCACCAAATCGGCTTTGGTGATCACCAAGGTGACATTTTCAATCCCCATCGACGCGATGACTTTGAGGTGATCGGTGGACATTTGCATCCAGCCTTCATCAGCCGCCACCACAAACAGCACCATATCGAGGCTCCACACCCCGGCAACCATATTGCGAATAAAGCGCTCGTGGCCCGGAACATCAATCACCCCAACTGGCTCGCCATTTTGGTGTTTAAAATAGGCAAAACCCAGATCAATGGTCATACCTCGCTTCTTTTCCTGCGGCAAATGTGCAGTATCTATCCCTGTTAGTGCTTTTATCAGGGCTGATTTACCATGATCGACGTGCCCTGCGGTTCCGACAACATAACTCATTACAACACCTCCGCCAGCTGGTTACGTAAATACGGGATCTCAGAAGCCTCAACTGTCGCCATATTAAGCTGGACCTTGTCATGCTTTATCACCCCAATCACCGGCAGTGGCCACTGCCTCATAAGGGCCAGCAATTTATCAGGAGATCGCTGGAAAGCTGGCTGGCTAGGGTTGATCTGCACCGACCAAGAGGGATCAGACTGATCAGGCAGCGATCCTCCACCGACCGTCATTTCCGATTGCACCACCGAAATAAGATCACCAAAACCAGCGACCAATTCTTGAGCTCTTTGTTCCAGCAATCTGAGATCAGCATGGCTTTTGGTTTCGGCAACCCCTTTTCCTTCTGCCTGCTGGTTCAGCTTTCGCACCACCAACTCTTCCAACAGCGAATAAACAATCCTGCTGGGACGAAAAGCACGCATCATCGGGTTCTTCTCAAGCTGTCGAATAAGCGCATCTTTGCCCGAAATCATACCCGCCTGAGGTCCACCAAGGATTTTATCCCCTGAATAACACACCAAGTCCGCCCCGGCATCAATGTAGCTGGAAACCGTTGGCTCGTCCGGCATCTGCTCCGTCGTAGTACCAGAACCCTGATCAACCGCTAATATCACGTGATCCGGAAGCGCACTTGCCAACTCTCTGACATCAGGTGATTCGGTAAAGCCCCGGATCTTGAAGTTTGAAGTATGCACTAGCAGTACCATCGCAGTCTCGTCAGTAATGGCATCGAGATAGTCCTGGGTGGTTGTGATGTTAGTGGTACCCACTTCAACCAGCTTGGCCCCCGACAGTGCAAGAATATCCGGGATCCTGAACCCGCCGCCAATCTGGATCTGCTCACCGCGAGACACAATCACTTCTTTGCCCTTGGCCAATTCATGTAGTAGCAAATAGATCGATGACGCATTATTGTTCACAACAAGCGTGTTCTCGCCTTTGACCAGATATTGCATCAGTTGCTGGAGAAGCCCTTTGCGCTTACCTCGCTTACCCGTGCTCAAATCAATTTCCAGATTGCTGTAGTGGGTATTAACTTCGGTGACCTGCTGCCAGAGATCAGCATTGATTGGCGAGCGTCCCAAGTTGGTATGAACAATAACCCCGGTACCGTTAACGACTCGCTGCAAACGCTGCTGGTTAAGCAACCAGCAAGCTCGCTCAATATTGTGATACAACTGCTCCAAGGAAAACGGATACTTTTCAGGCTCCTGTAAATGCTGCTTTTTATACCGGGCAACCTGCTCTCGAACAGCATCGGCGACTACAGGACGACTCAAGCGCTCTATAAAGGGTGCCAAAAAAGCTTGCTGCAAGATTTTTTCAATTTGTGGAATCGATGATAAGGTGCTTACTGCCATGATAAAGCCCCATAAGTTAAAAATTAAAACTGCCAGAGTAAATACTCAGGCCGTTAAGAATTAAGTAGGGCTTTGAAAAAGTCAGGGACAATAATAAAAGGAGACTTAATAAAGAATCAGTGGTATTAAAATGCCGCTGTCATTTTTCACCCCTGAATAAAACATACGAATAACTGATGTTTTATAATTTCTGAAATAATAGAAATGAGTTGGCGGAAGGAGCAGGAATCGAACCTGCCAAAGCCTATTCAGCTCACGTCGGTTTTGAAGACCGGGAGGGCCACCAGA
It contains:
- a CDS encoding selenocysteine synthase (COG1921), which gives rise to MAVSTLSSIPQIEKILQQAFLAPFIERLSRPVVADAVREQVARYKKQHLQEPEKYPFSLEQLYHNIERACWLLNQQRLQRVVNGTGVIVHTNLGRSPINADLWQQVTEVNTHYSNLEIDLSTGKRGKRKGLLQQLMQYLVKGENTLVVNNNASSIYLLLHELAKGKEVIVSRGEQIQIGGGFRIPDILALSGAKLVEVGTTNITTTQDYLDAITDETAMVLLVHTSNFKIRGFTESPDVRELASALPDHVILAVDQGSGTTTEQMPDEPTVSSYIDAGADLVCYSGDKILGGPQAGMISGKDALIRQLEKNPMMRAFRPSRIVYSLLEELVVRKLNQQAEGKGVAETKSHADLRLLEQRAQELVAGFGDLISVVQSEMTVGGGSLPDQSDPSWSVQINPSQPAFQRSPDKLLALMRQWPLPVIGVIKHDKVQLNMATVEASEIPYLRNQLAEVL